In Oxalobacteraceae bacterium OTU3CINTB1, the sequence GGCTAACGGCTGGTTGGAAGGCTGGGGCAGGTAGGGCGGATCTGCGGAGCCGCTTGATGTACAAGTCCGCAGCCTGGTATTTGAGCTAAATGCTCCCGCGTCCCCTTTCATGCGCGCGTACTTTTATCATCTCGAAATCCTTTGGCGGTTGGTGCAAATCGAGCCGGCGTCCTGCCTTGACGACCTGGCTTGGGATATCGTGACCGATCAGCCCGGGCAGGCGTTTCGAGGCGGCGATCAGCGCCTGAAGATCGATACCGGTGTCATATTTCATCAGCTGCAAAGCGTGGACGATATCTTCCGTACACACATTACCCGAGGCGCCAGGCGCGTAGGGACAGCCACCAATACCGCCCAGTGAGGCGTCGAAACGGTCCGCCCCAGCGTCAATCCCGGCGAGCACATTTGCCAACCCCATGCCGCGGGTATTGTGAAAATGAAGGCTGAGTGCAATGCGAGGCCATGTCGCGCGAAAGCGCCGCGTGAGCGATGCCACCTGGCTTGGGTAAGCCATGCCGGTCGTGTCGCACAACGTGATACCCGTAGCGCCGGCCTCGCCCACAAAGCGCGCGCACCAGTCCATCACGACGTCCTCGGCCACCTCACCCTCGATAGGGCAACCAAAAGCACAGGACAGCGAGATATTGACGGCCAATGAGGCTGTCCTGGCGAGGCCTGCAACTTCGCTCAAGGCCGCAAACGACTGTTCCCGCGTCATCCTAAGATTCGACAGGTTGTGGCTTTCACTGGCCGACATGACGAGATTGAGTTCATCGACACTACTTTCGATGGCGCGCTCCGCGCCGCGCACGTTCGGCACCAGCGCGCTGTAAATCACGCCATGGACCCGCTCGATTCCCAGCATCACCTGCTGCGCGTCGCCCAGTGCGGGAATGGCTTTCGGTGACACGAACGCGGTGACTTCGATCTTGGCCATCCCGGTGCGGGAAAGGCTGTTGACCAGCGCGATTTTCTCGTCCGTGGGTACGAACACCGCTTCCGCTTGCAAACCGTCGCGTGTACCCACTTCCTGCAGGTAGATGCGGCGCCCTGCGCCGTTCCAGGCGCTCATGCCACCACTCCTTTGCCGCGCAAGACGGCGACATCCTGCTCGGTCAATCCAAGTTCCTGGAGTACGGCGTCGGTGTCCTCGCCGAGCCGCGGCGCCGCCGAGCGCACGCTTCCCGGCGTGCCGAGCAACTTGGGGACGATGCCCGGCACCTCAAGCTCATAACCGTCGCGCGTCGTCTGGGAAAGGATCATGTCGCGGGCGCGGTAGTGCGGATCCTCGGCAATATCCCTGGCGTCGTAGACTTTACCCGCCGGCACGCCAGCCTGCCCGAGCACGGCGAGCACGTCGGCGACCAAGCGCGTTGCCGTCCACGCACCAATGGCCGCATCGAGTTCGGCGACCCGGGCGACACGGCCGGCGTTGTTGGCCAGCGCCGGGTCGTCGGCCAGGTCGGCGCGGCCTATTTCGTGCATCAGACGCTTGAAGATGCTGTCGCCGTTGCCGGCGATGAGCACAAAGCCATCGCCGCAGCGATAGGCATTCGACGGTGCAATGCCAGGCAGGGCACTACCTGCCGCTTCACGCGTCACGCCGAAGGCACTGTATTCCGGAATCAGGCTCTCCATCACGTTGAACACCGCCTCATGCAAGGCCACGTCGATCACCTGCCCCATGCCGCCATT encodes:
- a CDS encoding hydroxymethylglutaryl-CoA lyase, whose protein sequence is MSAWNGAGRRIYLQEVGTRDGLQAEAVFVPTDEKIALVNSLSRTGMAKIEVTAFVSPKAIPALGDAQQVMLGIERVHGVIYSALVPNVRGAERAIESSVDELNLVMSASESHNLSNLRMTREQSFAALSEVAGLARTASLAVNISLSCAFGCPIEGEVAEDVVMDWCARFVGEAGATGITLCDTTGMAYPSQVASLTRRFRATWPRIALSLHFHNTRGMGLANVLAGIDAGADRFDASLGGIGGCPYAPGASGNVCTEDIVHALQLMKYDTGIDLQALIAASKRLPGLIGHDIPSQVVKAGRRLDLHQPPKDFEMIKVRAHERGRGSI
- a CDS encoding CoA transferase; the protein is MNKELAIPAGALRGVRVIEMGQLIAGPFAGKTLGEFGADVIKIEAPGAGDPLRNWRMIKEGTSVWWQVQSRNKRSVALDLRSAEGQDIARKLIAEADVLIENFRPGTLEAWGMGWEALSALNPGLVMLRISGYGQTGPYRDLPGFGAIGEALGGLRHLTGEPDRVPVRCGISIGDTLAALHGTIGILTALYHRKVNGGMGQVIDVALHEAVFNVMESLIPEYSAFGVTREAAGSALPGIAPSNAYRCGDGFVLIAGNGDSIFKRLMHEIGRADLADDPALANNAGRVARVAELDAAIGAWTATRLVADVLAVLGQAGVPAGKVYDARDIAEDPHYRARDMILSQTTRDGYELEVPGIVPKLLGTPGSVRSAAPRLGEDTDAVLQELGLTEQDVAVLRGKGVVA